One Cyprinus carpio isolate SPL01 chromosome A16, ASM1834038v1, whole genome shotgun sequence genomic region harbors:
- the LOC109083969 gene encoding protein FAM110B-like produces the protein MFFFQNSKMKPLTPIGSPSPLRLLNKGPEYLRRQMDAGSRGRSVSAVERLEADKAKYVKSQQVINTKQEPVLVPCATPPPVPRRNFSVSTPSTPVFPPRNKTAPFSAPLFSRDQNEDDSRKENCRNETDLETNNRNNTNKPPVPSPRTPTIAPLVAPRSAPIMRRNNGKRMLRPDSLVIYRQKKECKSPSGGGENASSNLEVKGYSFVRRLFQGSMREKSVGNEAQKMVINEEKASSSRDGDSRMSWSNDKDTVDVGNETRRSSKSEREHSTPETQNDNTGFQDKQSKNCMINSLRNSTGNPNNNDMDPWKPVIPQMRSDLKRSKSELLLRCSLAMSEQERFFDYCGLDLDMVERLGPENFLTGASSVDTLSLLLRSIGGGGGSEPSEFSRHSGDGLFQEELAEQISTGVSIIERNARVIKWLYGCRNAVQEGPKESTV, from the coding sequence atgttttttttccagAACTCCAAAATGAAGCCCTTAACTCCTATTGGTTCACCTTCTCCGCTGCGGCTCCTGAACAAGGGGCCTGAATACCTGCGCAGGCAGATGGATGCCGGAAGCAGGGGTCGTTCCGTCAGTGCTGTAGAGCGTCTGGAAGCCGACAAGGCAAAGTACGTCAAGAGTCAACAGGTCATCAACACAAAGCAGGAGCCCGTGTTAGTGCCCTGTGCAACCCCTCCACCGGTGCCCCGTCGCAACTTTAGCGTGTCCACTCCTTCAACACCTGTTTTCCCGCCTCGAAATAAAACGGCGCCTTTCTCTGCACCGCTGTTCTCCAGGGATCAAAATGAGGACGATTCCAGAAAAGAGAACTGTCGGAATGAAACCGACTTGGAAACCAACAATCGCAACAATACAAACAAGCCTCCCGTACCTTCCCCTAGAACTCCAACCATTGCTCCATTAGTCGCCCCACGAAGTGCTCCAATAATGCGCAGGAACAATGGCAAGCGCATGCTGCGTCCAGACTCCCTGGTTATTTACAGACAGAAGAAAGAGTGCAAGAGTCCCAGCGGTGGTGGTGAAAATGCCAGCAGCAACTTAGAGGTCAAGGGATACAGCTTTGTACGACGGCTCTTCCAGGGATCCATGCGTGAAAAGAGCGTTGGTAACGAGGCTCAGAAAATGGTGATAAATGAGGAGAAGGCTTCTTCCTCTCGAGACGGGGATTCGCGAATGTCCTGGTCCAATGACAAAGACACTGTCGATGTTGGGAATGAGACTAGACGATCTAGCAAATCCGAGCGAGAGCACTCAACACCCGAGACGCAAAATGACAACACTGGCTTTCAGGACAAGCAATCAAAGAACTGCATGATCAACAGTTTACGAAACAGCACGGGGAATCCCAACAATAATGACATGGACCCATGGAAGCCAGTCATTCCTCAGATGCGATCCGATTTGAAACGCTCCAAGTCAGAATTGCTACTACGCTGCTCACTAGCCATGTCCGAGCAGGAACGCTTCTTCGACTACTGTGGATTGGATCTGGATATGGTGGAACGGCTCGGACCAGAGAACTTTCTAACTGGGGCCAGTTCAGTTGACACGCTCTCTCTGCTACTGAGGAGCATCGGAGGCGGCGGTGGCTCGGAGCCCAGCGAGTTTTCCCGGCACTCCGGTGATGGGCTTTTCCAGGAGGAGCTTGCCGAGCAGATCTCTACAGGTGTGTCCATTATCGAGAGAAATGCACGGGTCATAAAGTGGCTCTACGGTTGCAGGAACGCAGTCCAGGAGGGTCCTAAAGAGTCTACTGTTTGA